A section of the Cryobacterium soli genome encodes:
- a CDS encoding MFS transporter, whose product MTQTLPRRVLTRWRTSVFALFFVSGLGLASWVSRIPTVRDDLSLRTDQVGLLIFGLSAGSVIGLVSAVWLLAALGARRAMVLCVAVSSAGLVVVGTAATFWGSAPLAFAGLALVGFGLGSLDVMMNVEGAAVERELGVTLMPLLHACFSLGTVAGALLGAGAAATGVAVAGHLGLIAVFAVVTAAIAVRFVPLRPTLGDVASPDDHTVVRPNWRERMRTSLAVWRDSSILLIGVIVLGMTFAEGSASDWLALAVVDGHGQSDATGALVFGVFVTAMTVGRVAGGPVLDRLGRVPVLRACSALGVFGLLLVILAPSTPLLIVGTVLWGLGASLGFPVGMSAAADDTANAAARVSAVAMIGYFAFLVGPPVLGLIGEQWGILNALYVIVLLMAVAGLAAPAARERASNRAAG is encoded by the coding sequence ATGACGCAGACACTCCCGCGGCGCGTGCTCACCCGGTGGCGCACCAGCGTGTTCGCACTGTTCTTCGTGAGCGGGCTCGGCCTCGCGTCATGGGTGTCCCGCATCCCCACCGTGCGCGACGACCTGTCGCTCCGCACCGACCAGGTGGGGCTGCTCATCTTCGGGCTCTCGGCCGGCTCGGTCATCGGCCTGGTCTCGGCCGTCTGGCTGCTGGCGGCGCTGGGCGCCCGCCGGGCCATGGTGCTCTGCGTTGCGGTCTCATCGGCCGGTCTCGTGGTCGTCGGCACCGCCGCCACCTTCTGGGGGTCGGCGCCGCTCGCCTTCGCCGGCCTGGCCCTGGTGGGCTTCGGGCTGGGGTCGCTCGACGTGATGATGAACGTGGAAGGCGCCGCCGTCGAACGGGAGCTCGGCGTCACCCTGATGCCTCTGCTGCACGCCTGCTTCAGCCTGGGCACCGTCGCCGGCGCGCTGCTCGGCGCCGGAGCCGCGGCCACGGGAGTTGCCGTGGCGGGCCATCTCGGTCTCATCGCCGTGTTCGCCGTGGTGACGGCCGCGATCGCGGTGCGGTTCGTGCCGCTCCGGCCCACCCTCGGCGACGTCGCCTCCCCCGACGACCACACCGTGGTGCGGCCGAACTGGCGTGAGCGGATGCGCACGAGCCTGGCCGTCTGGCGCGACTCGAGCATCCTGCTCATCGGGGTGATCGTGCTCGGCATGACCTTCGCCGAGGGGTCGGCGAGCGACTGGTTGGCCCTGGCCGTGGTGGACGGCCACGGGCAGAGTGACGCGACAGGGGCCCTGGTCTTCGGCGTCTTCGTGACGGCGATGACCGTGGGCCGGGTGGCCGGCGGGCCGGTGCTCGACCGGCTGGGCCGGGTGCCGGTGCTGCGGGCCTGCTCGGCGCTGGGCGTCTTTGGGCTGCTGCTGGTGATCCTCGCCCCCTCCACGCCGCTGCTCATCGTGGGCACCGTGCTCTGGGGCCTTGGTGCGTCGCTGGGCTTCCCTGTGGGCATGTCGGCCGCGGCCGACGACACCGCCAACGCGGCCGCCCGGGTGAGCGCCGTCGCCATGATCGGGTATTTCGCCTTCCTGGTCGGGCCACCCGTTCTGGGCCTGATCGGCGAGCAGTGGGGCATCCTGAACGCGCTGTACGTGATCGTGCTGCTCATGGCGGTGGCCGGACTGGCCGCCCCGGCCGCCCGCGAGCGCGCGAGCAACCGCGCCGCCGGTTAA
- the nucS gene encoding endonuclease NucS, with product MRLVIAQCSVDYAGRLSAHLPLATRLLMLKSDGSLLVHSDGGSYKPLNWMSPPCSLAVSQPDELQVEAGITELWTVTHAKTADQLIVSIYEVQHDSAHELGVDPGLIKDGVEAHLQKLLAEHIHLLGDGHTLVRREYMTAIGPVDILARDASGASVAVELKRRGDIDGVEQLTRYLELMNRDPHLAPVVGVFAAQQIKPQARMLAEDRGIRCLVLDYDAMRGLDDTASKLF from the coding sequence GTGCGCCTCGTAATAGCTCAGTGTTCAGTTGACTACGCCGGACGGCTCAGCGCGCATTTGCCGCTGGCCACCCGCCTGCTCATGCTCAAGTCCGACGGCAGCCTGCTCGTGCACTCCGACGGCGGCTCCTACAAGCCGTTGAACTGGATGAGCCCACCGTGCAGCCTGGCCGTCTCGCAGCCTGACGAGCTGCAAGTGGAGGCCGGCATCACCGAGCTGTGGACGGTGACGCACGCCAAGACCGCCGACCAGCTCATCGTGAGCATCTACGAGGTGCAGCATGACTCCGCGCACGAGCTCGGCGTCGACCCCGGTCTGATCAAGGACGGTGTCGAGGCGCACCTGCAGAAGCTGCTCGCCGAGCACATCCACCTGCTCGGCGACGGCCACACGCTGGTGCGCCGCGAATACATGACCGCGATCGGTCCGGTCGACATCCTGGCCCGGGATGCCTCGGGCGCCTCGGTGGCCGTGGAGCTCAAGCGCCGCGGCGACATCGACGGCGTCGAACAGCTCACCCGCTACCTCGAGCTGATGAACCGCGACCCGCACCTCGCGCCCGTGGTGGGCGTGTTCGCCGCGCAGCAGATCAAGCCGCAGGCGCGGATGCTGGCCGAGGACCGTGGCATCCGCTGCCTGGTGCTCGACTACGACGCGATGCGCGGCCTGGACGACACGGCCTCGAAGCTCTTCTAG
- a CDS encoding HAD hydrolase-like protein: MLRVNPTLTRTWSAILFDLDGTITDSAPAITNSLARTFALLGRPVPSDTELMAYVGPPLLAAFGEYAGMTPDEALEALAVYRADYQGPASLDTAVYPGVAGLLERIHEAGIPLGLATSKPEHTAIAILEHFDLAQYFTVMVGATENETRSAKADIVEEALVRFTAAGVDTSAVVMVGDRSYDAEGAAANGVPTILVEWGYGSPAEAALATAVVHSTDQLGKLLLG, from the coding sequence ATGTTGCGAGTGAACCCCACCTTGACGCGCACCTGGAGCGCCATCCTCTTCGACCTCGACGGAACCATCACGGACTCCGCCCCGGCCATCACGAACTCGTTGGCCCGCACCTTTGCCCTGCTGGGCCGCCCGGTCCCCTCTGACACCGAGCTGATGGCCTACGTCGGCCCGCCCCTGCTCGCGGCCTTCGGCGAGTACGCCGGCATGACCCCCGACGAGGCCCTCGAGGCCCTGGCCGTGTACCGCGCCGACTACCAGGGCCCGGCCTCGCTCGACACCGCGGTGTACCCGGGCGTCGCCGGCCTGCTCGAGCGCATCCACGAGGCCGGCATCCCGCTGGGCCTAGCCACGAGCAAGCCCGAGCACACCGCCATCGCGATCCTCGAGCACTTCGACCTGGCCCAGTACTTCACCGTCATGGTCGGCGCCACCGAGAACGAGACCCGCAGCGCCAAGGCCGACATCGTCGAAGAGGCCCTCGTGCGCTTCACGGCGGCCGGCGTGGACACCTCCGCGGTCGTCATGGTGGGCGACCGCAGCTACGACGCCGAGGGCGCCGCGGCCAACGGAGTGCCCACGATCCTCGTCGAGTGGGGCTACGGCTCCCCCGCGGAGGCCGCGCTGGCCACCGCCGTTGTGCACTCCACCGACCAGCTCGGCAAACTGCTGCTCGGCTGA
- a CDS encoding SDR family oxidoreductase produces the protein MIFTDQVALVTGANRGIGRQFVDELRARGVKKIYATARRPESIDAPGVDVLRLDLTDHASIVAAARDASDVTLLINNAGISTGTPLVTGDLAGIRRELDTHFWGTLDVIREFAPVLAANGGGSISNVLSALSWFQAPGNGAYGVAKAAEWNMTNAVRQELAGQNTLVQGVHLGAADTDIMAGYQGAMIHPREVARATLDGLATGAIEVIVDDWSAMVKASLAGDPRVFYDKLNAQLG, from the coding sequence GTGATTTTTACGGACCAGGTTGCACTCGTCACCGGAGCGAATCGGGGCATCGGCAGGCAATTCGTCGACGAGCTCCGGGCTCGCGGGGTGAAGAAGATCTATGCAACCGCCCGGCGGCCGGAGTCGATCGACGCACCCGGTGTGGACGTACTTCGACTGGATCTGACCGACCATGCTTCGATCGTCGCTGCGGCACGGGACGCATCCGATGTGACCCTGCTCATCAACAACGCGGGGATCTCGACCGGCACGCCTCTCGTCACCGGAGACCTCGCCGGTATCCGGCGCGAGCTGGACACCCACTTCTGGGGCACTCTCGACGTCATCCGGGAGTTCGCCCCGGTTCTCGCCGCGAACGGCGGCGGCTCCATCAGTAACGTGCTCTCAGCGCTGTCGTGGTTCCAGGCGCCGGGAAACGGCGCTTACGGTGTCGCGAAGGCCGCCGAATGGAACATGACCAACGCGGTGAGGCAAGAACTGGCCGGGCAGAACACCCTCGTGCAGGGCGTGCACCTCGGAGCTGCTGACACCGACATCATGGCCGGGTACCAGGGGGCGATGATCCACCCCCGTGAGGTGGCACGGGCGACGCTCGACGGCTTGGCGACCGGTGCGATCGAGGTCATCGTCGACGACTGGAGTGCCATGGTCAAGGCCTCGCTGGCCGGAGACCCCCGGGTCTTCTACGACAAGCTGAACGCGCAGCTTGGCTGA